A window from Bacteroidales bacterium encodes these proteins:
- the mnmD gene encoding tRNA (5-methylaminomethyl-2-thiouridine)(34)-methyltransferase MnmD — protein sequence MKENKLVMSEDGSHTLMSGVFKEHYHSTHGAIQESRHIFLQAGYHYVHQEVNEIRLLEIGFGTGLNALLTCMESRLLHSRTCYITLEPFPITEESRKSLNYPSLLEQPDAQQYFSHMHEAAWAKEQEISEWFRFTKLKVGINEFQGESETFDLVYFDAFSPETQPEMWTEEVFGKLFLVLKPGGCLVTYSCKGIVKRALRSAGFSIQKLPGPPGKREILRALKPINSL from the coding sequence ATGAAGGAAAATAAGCTGGTGATGAGTGAGGATGGTTCGCATACCTTGATGTCTGGGGTATTTAAGGAGCATTATCATTCAACACATGGAGCCATCCAGGAATCCAGGCATATTTTTCTGCAGGCAGGATATCACTATGTACATCAGGAAGTCAATGAAATCAGGTTGCTGGAGATCGGGTTCGGAACAGGGTTAAATGCGCTGCTCACCTGCATGGAAAGCCGGTTGCTCCACTCCCGTACCTGCTACATAACGCTGGAACCTTTTCCTATTACTGAGGAAAGCCGAAAAAGCCTGAACTACCCTTCTCTCCTGGAACAACCTGATGCACAGCAATATTTCAGCCATATGCATGAAGCTGCCTGGGCAAAGGAGCAGGAGATCAGTGAATGGTTCCGGTTTACCAAGTTAAAAGTTGGAATCAATGAGTTTCAGGGGGAAAGTGAAACCTTTGACCTGGTCTATTTTGATGCCTTCTCTCCTGAAACACAGCCTGAAATGTGGACAGAAGAGGTCTTTGGAAAGCTTTTCCTGGTTTTAAAGCCGGGAGGCTGCCTGGTTACCTATTCTTGTAAGGGCATCGTAAAAAGGGCCCTGCGTTCAGCCGGGTTCAGCATTCAAAAACTACCCGGACCACCCGGAAAGAGAGAGATATTGAGAGCCCTTAAACCTATAAATTCGTTATAA
- a CDS encoding NUDIX domain-containing protein, with protein sequence MFTIRVYGILIEQSRLLVTDEFRLGIFMTKFPGGGLEYGEGTLDCLKREWKEETGMEIEILSHYYTTDFFQPAFKLPESRQVINIYYRVRAIHPYKFTTTTKVFDFPEITDGAQTFRWIPLSEVDTALFTLPVDKVVVQKLLEEYRQGLLIVKEE encoded by the coding sequence ATGTTCACCATCAGGGTATATGGAATTTTGATTGAGCAGTCGCGTCTGCTGGTGACGGATGAATTTCGCCTGGGGATATTTATGACTAAATTCCCGGGGGGTGGACTGGAATATGGGGAAGGTACACTGGATTGTCTGAAAAGGGAGTGGAAAGAAGAAACCGGGATGGAAATCGAAATATTATCCCATTATTACACCACAGATTTTTTCCAGCCGGCCTTTAAACTTCCTGAATCCAGGCAGGTCATCAATATTTATTACCGGGTCAGGGCTATTCATCCGTACAAGTTTACAACCACCACGAAGGTTTTTGACTTTCCTGAAATTACTGACGGGGCCCAGACTTTCCGATGGATCCCTTTATCAGAAGTCGATACAGCATTATTCACCCTTCCTGTTGACAAGGTAGTGGTTCAGAAATTACTGGAAGAGTATCGTCAGGGCTTATTGATCGTGAAGGAAGAATAA
- a CDS encoding acylphosphatase: protein MKSAAIHVYGKVQGVGFRYHCMNAALNLGIKGFVMNSADGSVYIEAIGEDPEMEAFIEWCRKGPEWSRVSSIKVHPLGKHDYSSFTINKP, encoded by the coding sequence ATGAAAAGTGCTGCAATCCATGTGTACGGGAAAGTTCAGGGTGTAGGATTCCGCTATCATTGCATGAATGCAGCATTGAATCTTGGAATCAAAGGATTTGTGATGAATTCGGCAGATGGTTCTGTTTATATCGAAGCCATTGGGGAGGATCCTGAAATGGAAGCATTTATTGAATGGTGCAGGAAAGGTCCGGAATGGTCACGGGTGAGCTCCATCAAAGTGCATCCGTTAGGCAAGCATGATTATTCTTCCTTCACGATCAATAAGCCCTGA
- a CDS encoding DUF4249 domain-containing protein: MICHSYIKLSQNTLKKAKTGILYVLVTGLILLSSCTERIEIELEDDFARLVVEGAITTDTMPHTIKLTTTSSYYYNQPAPVVQHAIVSISDGTETFLLNETAPGIYQTAPNVYGQPGRTYSLSIQLAETIGGHDSYTAQSTLYGVAEIDSIGLLFHEEWGRSGIWEVKCYVQEPPTVDFYRFMIYRNSHLMTDSIPEWFVVDDKLFNGSYTNGASVGFINQGNPQEGLRPGDTITLEVNNIGEDYFNFVWQVQSEVQGTNPLFSGPPANVKGNISNGAIGFFSAYSSTRKYKLVP, encoded by the coding sequence ATGATCTGCCATTCCTATATAAAATTGAGTCAAAATACGCTAAAAAAGGCAAAAACAGGGATTTTATATGTCCTGGTTACCGGACTTATTCTGTTATCCTCATGCACAGAACGAATCGAAATCGAGTTGGAGGATGATTTTGCCCGCCTGGTGGTGGAAGGTGCCATTACAACGGATACAATGCCTCACACCATCAAACTGACGACCACTTCAAGCTATTATTATAATCAGCCTGCCCCGGTGGTTCAGCATGCCATTGTGAGTATTTCAGATGGAACTGAAACTTTCCTGCTGAATGAAACAGCACCGGGAATCTACCAGACGGCTCCAAATGTTTATGGACAGCCTGGCCGCACCTATTCACTTTCCATTCAACTGGCTGAAACAATAGGTGGGCATGATAGTTATACTGCTCAGTCGACCCTTTATGGGGTAGCTGAAATTGATAGTATCGGACTGCTTTTTCATGAGGAATGGGGCCGGTCGGGCATATGGGAGGTAAAATGTTATGTCCAGGAACCTCCGACTGTTGATTTTTACCGCTTCATGATTTACAGGAATAGCCACCTGATGACCGACAGCATCCCTGAATGGTTCGTGGTAGATGACAAACTTTTCAATGGATCATATACCAATGGTGCGTCTGTAGGATTCATCAACCAGGGTAATCCACAGGAAGGGCTTCGTCCGGGTGATACCATTACCCTTGAAGTGAACAATATCGGTGAAGATTACTTTAACTTTGTATGGCAGGTTCAGTCAGAAGTGCAGGGAACCAATCCGCTGTTTTCCGGCCCTCCTGCCAATGTGAAAGGGAATATTTCGAATGGGGCCATTGGCTTTTTCTCTGCCTATAGCTCGACGAGGAAGTATAAGTTGGTGCCGTAG
- a CDS encoding TonB-dependent receptor, which produces MRFHHLCLVLAIAAFLFLPSLAHSQTPPESKKFTISGHVKDASTGEYLIGATIFVSELSAGVITNSYGFYSISLPSGSYQLRFSYIGYSTFFRKVNLAENMVLDIAMESGQSELGEVEIKGTRTDENVRAPEMSLVKLDVKTISRIPALLGEVDIIKAIQLLPGVQSTSEGSTGFSVRGGNSDQNLIILDEATVYNASHLMGFFSVFNNDAIKDVTLYKGDIPAAYGGRLSSLLDVRMKDGNSKQLKLTGGIGTVSSRLTIEGPIIKDRTTFVASGRRTYADLFLPFAKDEGVRDNKLFFYDFNLKLTHTINETNRVYFSGYLGRDTFKNQFAKMGFGNQTASLRWNHLFSSKLFFNASVIYSQFDYNLGTPQGDANSFNWSSKMRDHSARFDFTYYLNTKNTLKYGATTTFHEFFPGTATGLGDESLISEFRLPTQYAFEHGAYVSNEQKVTDKLTLKYGLRLSVFQNVGPGTYYRFDEDFNPIDSVVYKKRDFFNTYFGLEPRLAFTYLLDERSSIKGHYSHTYQYIALAQNSTAGTPLDVWFPSTPNVKPQVADQVAIGYFRNFFDNSLETSVEVYYKKVNKVIDFCDHAYLLLNQYIEGEIRIGEGESYGLELMTRKNSGDLNGWISYTYSRSWRKIETINNGNRYPAPYDKPHTLNIVLNYEASKRVELSATWVYATGLPVTFPTGRALIGNAIVPIYSDRNAYRMPDYHRLDLSCTLKGKEKPGKRWRGDWNLSVYNAYNRKNAWSINFEKDAADPYTTYAVKTYLFSIIPALTYNFKF; this is translated from the coding sequence ATGCGATTTCATCACCTATGCCTGGTTTTAGCCATTGCAGCCTTCTTATTTTTACCCTCGCTTGCTCATTCACAAACCCCGCCTGAGAGTAAGAAATTTACAATTTCCGGCCATGTTAAGGATGCCTCAACCGGTGAATATCTTATTGGTGCTACAATATTTGTTTCGGAACTAAGTGCCGGCGTTATCACCAATTCCTATGGATTTTATTCCATCAGCCTCCCTTCAGGATCCTATCAGTTGCGTTTTTCCTATATTGGTTATTCTACTTTCTTCAGGAAGGTGAACCTGGCGGAAAACATGGTTCTCGATATCGCTATGGAATCCGGCCAATCAGAGCTGGGGGAAGTGGAAATCAAAGGCACCCGTACCGATGAAAATGTCAGGGCCCCTGAAATGAGCCTCGTAAAACTGGATGTAAAAACCATCAGCAGGATACCGGCTTTATTGGGTGAAGTGGATATCATCAAAGCGATCCAGCTCCTTCCCGGGGTACAGTCCACCAGTGAAGGGTCAACAGGTTTTAGTGTAAGGGGTGGCAACTCGGATCAGAACCTGATCATTCTTGATGAAGCCACGGTGTATAATGCTTCCCACCTCATGGGCTTCTTCTCGGTTTTTAACAACGACGCCATCAAGGATGTTACACTTTATAAGGGTGATATACCTGCAGCATACGGGGGAAGGCTCTCTTCATTGCTGGATGTCAGGATGAAAGATGGCAACTCCAAACAACTCAAACTCACCGGTGGGATTGGAACCGTTTCCAGCCGTCTCACCATCGAAGGCCCTATTATTAAAGACCGCACAACTTTTGTTGCCTCAGGCAGAAGGACTTATGCAGATCTTTTTCTACCCTTCGCCAAAGATGAAGGGGTGAGGGATAACAAACTTTTTTTCTATGATTTCAACCTGAAACTCACTCATACGATCAATGAAACGAACCGGGTCTATTTTTCCGGGTACCTGGGCAGGGATACTTTTAAAAACCAGTTTGCAAAAATGGGTTTTGGAAACCAGACGGCTTCATTGAGATGGAATCACCTCTTTTCGAGCAAGTTGTTCTTCAATGCCAGTGTGATCTATTCGCAATTTGACTATAACCTGGGAACCCCACAGGGGGATGCAAATTCCTTCAACTGGAGTTCGAAAATGCGCGACCATTCTGCGAGGTTCGATTTTACCTATTACCTAAATACGAAAAACACGCTTAAATATGGTGCAACCACAACCTTTCATGAGTTTTTTCCCGGCACTGCTACCGGCCTGGGCGATGAGAGCCTGATCTCCGAATTCCGCCTACCCACGCAATACGCATTTGAACACGGGGCTTATGTGAGTAATGAACAGAAGGTTACCGATAAACTGACCCTGAAATATGGTCTCAGGCTGTCTGTTTTTCAAAATGTCGGACCCGGCACTTATTACCGCTTTGATGAAGACTTTAATCCAATCGATAGTGTGGTCTACAAAAAACGTGATTTCTTTAACACCTATTTTGGACTGGAACCCAGGCTCGCATTCACCTACCTGCTTGATGAACGTTCATCCATCAAGGGACATTACTCCCATACCTATCAGTACATTGCCCTGGCCCAGAATTCAACGGCAGGAACACCGCTTGATGTTTGGTTTCCGAGCACTCCCAATGTAAAACCCCAGGTTGCTGACCAGGTGGCCATCGGATATTTCAGGAATTTTTTCGATAACTCCCTGGAAACCTCTGTTGAAGTGTATTACAAAAAAGTAAATAAGGTGATCGATTTCTGTGATCATGCTTACCTGCTTCTAAATCAGTATATTGAAGGTGAAATCAGGATTGGTGAAGGGGAATCCTATGGTCTTGAACTGATGACCAGGAAGAATTCCGGCGATCTGAACGGATGGATCAGTTATACCTATTCAAGGTCCTGGCGGAAGATTGAAACCATCAATAACGGGAATCGTTACCCTGCACCTTATGATAAACCTCATACCCTGAACATTGTCCTTAATTATGAAGCCAGCAAACGGGTTGAATTATCAGCAACCTGGGTATATGCTACCGGCCTCCCTGTTACCTTTCCTACCGGCAGGGCACTGATTGGAAATGCAATCGTACCGATCTATTCGGATAGAAATGCTTACAGGATGCCTGATTATCATCGCCTGGACCTGTCCTGCACACTTAAAGGCAAGGAGAAACCCGGAAAGAGGTGGAGGGGAGACTGGAACCTTTCAGTCTATAATGCCTATAACCGTAAAAATGCATGGTCTATCAACTTTGAGAAAGATGCAGCTGACCCATACACCACTTATGCTGTGAAAACCTACCTCTTCTCAATTATCCCTGCTCTCACCTACAATTTTAAATTTTAA
- a CDS encoding alanine dehydrogenase, which produces MDLTQNNYSELLHGGQFMPREEMLEVQREMRKLVIGVPKESAFLENRVSLVPDAVGLLVQQGHHVMIESDAGKAAHFTDHEFSEMGGEVVYDTKKVFSADIILKVAPLLPEEFELLGNRQTVFSSIHTSNTSEEYFRRLLSKRVTAVAFEYIQDKAGTFPVIRAMSEIAGNTSMLLAAEYMSHPEYGRGKMLGGFSGISPTEVVILGAGTVGEYAARAAFGMGAFVKIFDNSVYKLRRLQNNLNTRVYTSMLQPRNLLAALKTADVVIGAVHTAYGRTPCIVTEEMVQQMKEGAVLIDVSIDQGGCFETSQLTDHKSPVFKKYGVTHYCVPNIASKVPHTASYALSNFLTPILIKIGEQGGIDQVLRSDYGVRQGVYLFNGISTNKFLSDTFHLPFQDINLLMAAFH; this is translated from the coding sequence ATGGATTTAACACAAAATAACTATTCAGAGTTGCTTCATGGCGGGCAATTTATGCCTCGTGAAGAAATGCTGGAAGTTCAGCGTGAAATGCGAAAGCTGGTCATTGGTGTACCAAAGGAATCAGCATTCCTTGAGAACAGGGTTTCCCTGGTGCCTGATGCCGTTGGTCTATTGGTTCAACAAGGCCACCATGTAATGATAGAAAGTGATGCCGGAAAGGCTGCTCATTTTACTGATCATGAATTTAGTGAAATGGGTGGTGAAGTGGTTTATGATACCAAAAAGGTATTTAGTGCCGATATCATCCTGAAAGTGGCACCACTTCTACCTGAAGAATTTGAATTGCTGGGGAACAGGCAAACTGTTTTCTCTTCAATTCATACCTCCAATACCAGTGAAGAGTATTTCCGGAGATTACTCTCAAAGCGGGTAACTGCTGTTGCCTTTGAGTATATCCAGGATAAAGCGGGTACTTTCCCCGTAATCCGCGCCATGAGTGAAATTGCAGGGAATACTTCAATGCTGCTGGCTGCTGAATACATGAGCCATCCCGAATACGGCCGTGGAAAAATGCTCGGTGGTTTCTCCGGGATTTCACCCACTGAAGTTGTAATTCTGGGTGCCGGTACGGTCGGGGAGTACGCGGCCCGTGCTGCATTCGGCATGGGTGCCTTCGTGAAAATATTCGATAATTCGGTTTATAAACTCAGGCGACTGCAAAACAACCTCAATACAAGGGTTTATACCTCAATGCTTCAACCAAGAAACCTGCTGGCAGCCCTTAAAACAGCTGATGTGGTGATTGGGGCAGTGCATACCGCCTATGGAAGAACCCCATGTATTGTAACCGAAGAAATGGTTCAGCAGATGAAGGAGGGCGCTGTTCTGATTGATGTCAGCATCGACCAGGGTGGCTGCTTTGAAACCTCTCAGCTTACGGACCACAAAAGCCCTGTTTTCAAGAAATATGGGGTTACCCATTACTGCGTTCCTAATATAGCCTCAAAGGTTCCACATACTGCTTCCTATGCATTAAGTAATTTCCTGACTCCCATTCTTATTAAGATCGGGGAACAAGGGGGTATCGACCAGGTACTCCGTTCTGATTATGGCGTAAGGCAAGGGGTGTACCTGTTCAATGGGATTTCTACTAACAAATTCCTTAGTGATACATTTCATCTTCCTTTCCAGGATATCAACCTGCTGATGGCTGCTTTTCATTAA
- the tsaE gene encoding tRNA (adenosine(37)-N6)-threonylcarbamoyltransferase complex ATPase subunit type 1 TsaE: MTEKLICGSLEELEGIAIRLLEKYPGKRIFAFFGAMGAGKTTFIKVLCKHLQVTDVVNSPTFAIVNEYICIDDSKVYHFDLYRLKSWKEMLDIGYEDYFFSGQYCLIEWPEKISDLLPDDTIEVHIDADPLGENRVFTF, from the coding sequence ATGACGGAGAAGTTGATTTGCGGTTCACTGGAGGAACTTGAAGGTATAGCTATTCGCCTGCTTGAAAAATATCCCGGTAAAAGGATCTTTGCCTTTTTTGGAGCCATGGGAGCAGGTAAAACGACATTTATTAAGGTGTTGTGTAAACATCTGCAAGTAACAGATGTTGTAAACAGTCCCACCTTTGCCATTGTTAATGAGTATATTTGTATTGATGATTCGAAGGTGTATCATTTCGACCTTTACCGTTTGAAATCATGGAAGGAAATGCTGGATATTGGCTATGAAGATTATTTCTTCAGTGGTCAATACTGCCTCATTGAATGGCCGGAAAAAATTTCAGACCTGCTGCCGGATGATACCATCGAGGTACATATCGATGCAGATCCCTTGGGTGAAAATCGGGTGTTTACTTTTTAA
- a CDS encoding PglZ domain-containing protein, with product MESGVILWADDEIDLLKPHILFLKEKGYEVFTTNNGDEALDLLKTRPFDIVFLDENMPGLSGIETLSLIKKGFPNLPVIMITKSEEEHIMEDAIGASISDYLIKPVNPKQILLSVKKNLENKRLISEKTAHAYQKQFRNIGMEISGKLSHNEWEEVYKNLVFWELELEKSSDSGMKEVMLQQKDEANQVFCKYVENNYVDWVNGKNEKKPVQSHNLLKDKVFPLMQENQPLFMILIDNMRYDQWKVLQPIFEEYYRVERDELYFSILPTTTQYARNTLFAGLLPTEIEKKYPKYWVDEDEEGTKNQFEGELLGEQLKRFGKNVKYSYTKILNLTAGRKLVETLPNLMGNNFNVIVYNFVDMLSHARTEMEVIRELADDEPAYRSLTLSWFEHSPLMDIIKFLAEKKVSVVLTTDHGSVRVNNPVKVIGDRNTNTNLRYKFGRSLNYDRKDVYEIKNPADALLPKSTMSSSFIFCRKDSFFAYPNNYNYYVNYYKNTFQHGGLSMEEMLVPIVYLKAK from the coding sequence ATGGAAAGTGGAGTGATTTTATGGGCCGATGACGAAATTGATCTGCTCAAGCCCCATATCCTGTTCCTGAAGGAAAAGGGTTATGAAGTATTTACCACAAATAACGGGGATGAAGCATTGGATTTGCTGAAAACCCGTCCTTTTGATATTGTATTCCTTGATGAAAATATGCCGGGCTTATCAGGAATAGAAACCCTTTCATTAATAAAAAAAGGATTTCCGAATCTGCCGGTCATTATGATCACGAAAAGTGAGGAAGAACACATCATGGAAGATGCCATAGGTGCCAGTATTTCCGATTACCTGATTAAACCCGTGAATCCGAAGCAGATATTGCTCAGCGTAAAAAAGAACCTGGAAAATAAACGCCTGATCAGTGAAAAAACAGCCCATGCTTATCAAAAGCAATTCAGGAATATAGGCATGGAGATATCAGGGAAATTATCCCATAATGAATGGGAAGAGGTATATAAAAACCTTGTATTCTGGGAATTGGAGCTGGAGAAATCTTCTGATTCAGGAATGAAAGAGGTCATGTTGCAGCAAAAAGATGAAGCCAACCAGGTGTTCTGCAAATATGTGGAGAATAACTATGTGGATTGGGTGAATGGAAAAAATGAAAAAAAACCCGTTCAGTCGCATAACCTGCTGAAAGATAAAGTTTTTCCTTTGATGCAGGAGAATCAGCCCTTGTTCATGATCCTCATCGATAACATGAGGTATGATCAATGGAAGGTGTTACAACCCATATTTGAAGAGTATTACAGGGTGGAAAGGGATGAATTGTATTTCAGTATTCTTCCCACTACTACCCAATATGCCAGGAATACGCTTTTTGCTGGACTGCTTCCTACTGAGATCGAAAAAAAATACCCCAAATATTGGGTGGATGAAGATGAAGAAGGCACGAAAAATCAGTTCGAAGGGGAACTTCTTGGAGAGCAGCTCAAACGATTCGGCAAAAATGTGAAGTACTCCTATACGAAAATTCTGAACCTGACAGCCGGACGGAAACTCGTTGAAACCTTGCCAAACCTGATGGGCAATAACTTCAATGTGATTGTTTATAATTTCGTGGATATGCTCTCTCATGCCCGGACGGAGATGGAAGTGATCAGGGAACTGGCAGATGATGAACCTGCATATCGTTCTTTAACACTCTCCTGGTTTGAACATTCTCCATTGATGGATATCATTAAATTCCTTGCTGAGAAAAAGGTAAGTGTTGTGCTTACCACCGATCATGGTTCCGTGAGGGTCAATAACCCTGTAAAAGTGATTGGCGACAGGAATACCAATACCAACCTGCGGTATAAGTTTGGCAGGAGTCTGAATTACGACAGGAAGGATGTTTATGAAATAAAAAATCCTGCCGATGCATTGCTGCCAAAGTCTACCATGAGTTCTTCCTTCATCTTCTGCCGCAAGGATTCATTTTTCGCCTATCCCAATAACTATAATTACTATGTGAACTATTACAAGAATACTTTCCAACATGGTGGCTTGTCGATGGAAGAAATGTTAGTTCCCATCGTATATTTGAAGGCGAAATAA
- a CDS encoding HD domain-containing protein, which translates to MLIKRKIVNDPVYGFITIPDELSFAIIEHPWFQRLRRISQLGLTSMVYPGALHTRFHHALGSMHLMTQAIETLRSKGIEISEKEAKGVTLAILMHDIGHGPFSHALENCIVNNLSHEEISLLFFERLNKQFDGKLETAIAIFKNEYPVRYLHQLVSGQLDMDRMDYLMRDSFYTGVSEGVINTERILKMITIADEDLAVESKGIYSIEKFIVARRLMYWQVYYHKTVLSAEYMLVKILRRAKFLADQGEKLPATPAFSYFLLNHITLDHFLQDEKNLEIFAQLDDVDILSSIKQWMEHPDPVLSGISKALINRKLFRVRIQEFPFEPEYVEKIKSRIASHMGISMKETDYLVTLGTISNNAYDPLKDRINIVDNDGLVRDLTDISDQLNIGMYSSIIMKHFICFPKWAEQNS; encoded by the coding sequence ATGCTGATTAAACGAAAGATAGTGAATGACCCGGTGTATGGTTTCATTACCATTCCTGATGAACTCTCATTTGCGATTATTGAGCATCCCTGGTTTCAACGGTTAAGAAGGATATCACAACTGGGATTGACATCCATGGTTTATCCCGGGGCGTTGCATACCCGTTTCCACCATGCCCTGGGCAGTATGCACCTTATGACGCAGGCGATTGAAACCCTTCGCAGTAAAGGAATCGAAATCTCTGAGAAAGAAGCAAAAGGGGTCACATTGGCCATATTGATGCATGATATCGGACATGGACCTTTTTCCCATGCCCTTGAAAACTGTATTGTCAACAACCTCTCCCATGAGGAAATTTCTTTATTGTTTTTTGAGAGGCTCAATAAACAGTTTGATGGGAAACTTGAGACTGCCATCGCTATCTTTAAAAATGAATACCCTGTAAGATACCTGCATCAGTTGGTGTCAGGACAACTGGATATGGACCGGATGGATTACCTGATGCGGGATAGTTTTTATACCGGGGTTAGTGAAGGTGTGATCAATACAGAACGCATCCTGAAAATGATCACCATAGCCGATGAAGATCTTGCCGTTGAATCCAAAGGCATCTATTCGATCGAAAAATTTATTGTTGCCCGACGGCTGATGTACTGGCAGGTATATTACCATAAAACAGTGCTTTCGGCTGAGTATATGCTGGTAAAAATCCTGAGGCGGGCCAAGTTCCTGGCTGACCAGGGAGAAAAGCTTCCTGCAACCCCAGCCTTTTCCTATTTCCTGTTGAATCATATTACTCTCGACCATTTCCTTCAGGATGAAAAGAACCTGGAGATTTTTGCTCAACTTGATGATGTGGATATATTGTCGTCGATCAAACAATGGATGGAGCACCCGGACCCGGTTCTGTCAGGCATCAGCAAGGCGCTTATTAACAGGAAACTTTTCAGGGTGAGGATCCAGGAGTTCCCTTTTGAACCGGAATATGTTGAAAAAATCAAATCCAGGATTGCTTCCCATATGGGAATATCTATGAAGGAAACTGATTACCTGGTCACCTTAGGGACTATTTCCAATAATGCCTATGACCCCTTGAAAGACAGGATCAATATTGTGGATAATGACGGACTGGTAAGGGATCTCACTGATATTTCGGATCAGTTGAATATTGGGATGTACTCGAGTATAATTATGAAACATTTCATCTGTTTCCCTAAGTGGGCTGAACAAAACAGCTGA